One Candidatus Marsarchaeota archaeon genomic window carries:
- a CDS encoding 3-hydroxyacyl-CoA dehydrogenase NAD-binding domain-containing protein, translating into MSEKITVIGPGKMGTGIVQVMLAAGYDVLLIGRSKEALDKGMALLSSSMDKAIEKQRMTREQKTLLLSRLHSTTNYAESAGSIAVIEAVTEDFNAKVSVLQEAEKNCGPAILATNTSSILLGKLAAKLKDPSKFLGMHFFNPVPVMKPIELITTQFTSSEAEAKALEIASRAGKTAIKVNDYPGFVANSVLMPLINEAILLLENGVATKEGIDAIVRLGLNHPMGPLELADFIGLDVCKDIMDSIYSETKDEKFKPVKLLVEMVKSGKLGRKSGEGFYKY; encoded by the coding sequence ATGAGCGAAAAGATAACTGTCATAGGGCCCGGAAAGATGGGTACGGGCATAGTGCAAGTAATGCTGGCCGCAGGCTATGATGTGCTGCTTATAGGCAGGAGCAAAGAGGCGCTGGACAAGGGCATGGCGCTTCTCAGCTCAAGCATGGACAAGGCAATAGAGAAGCAACGCATGACTAGGGAGCAGAAGACGTTGCTTTTGTCAAGGCTGCACAGTACAACAAACTATGCTGAATCAGCCGGCTCTATAGCAGTCATAGAGGCCGTGACTGAAGATTTCAATGCGAAGGTCAGCGTTTTGCAGGAAGCGGAGAAAAACTGCGGCCCAGCAATTCTAGCGACGAATACATCCTCTATACTGCTCGGCAAGTTAGCTGCAAAGCTGAAGGATCCTTCAAAATTTCTTGGAATGCATTTCTTTAACCCTGTTCCTGTAATGAAGCCTATAGAGCTCATAACTACGCAGTTTACGTCAAGCGAGGCTGAAGCCAAGGCGCTTGAAATCGCATCAAGGGCCGGCAAAACTGCTATAAAGGTAAATGATTACCCTGGCTTTGTAGCCAACAGCGTTCTCATGCCATTGATCAACGAAGCGATATTGCTGCTGGAGAATGGCGTCGCAACAAAGGAAGGAATAGACGCCATAGTACGGCTAGGCCTGAATCATCCAATGGGTCCTTTGGAACTTGCGGATTTCATAGGCCTTGACGTGTGCAAGGACATAATGGATTCCATATATTCCGAGACTAAGGATGAGAAATTCAAGCCTGTTAAGCTTCTTGTTGAAATGGTGAAAAGCGGCAAACTTGGCAGAAAGTCCGGAGAAGGGTTTTATAAGTATTGA
- a CDS encoding methyltransferase, with translation MYEEGAARIEAGEAFLNPKARLSRDISVAYLLARGSVANALDMTSATGIRGIRYAKECGIDDVTMLEINKNAFDSMAKNLRSNSMDNAKAYNTSVQEFCNMEDSPKFDAIDIDPFGSPAPYMYDALKVAHDGTSIMVTATDTAVLCGAQPNACKKIYHSVPMHNELGHEAGVRILACFIADLAAQFNFGISVEFAFSYLHYIRVIVRLAHGSKHAVKSVNSSGFAYKCEHCGWLGMEKGYFTSIQSCPNCSHEILRSGRLWLGEIKSDAVAKKIGGRMTKMLKGRDSESKFVETVIHEGNTPFYYSIPKLTKLMHIRAVSPFDVVKSLQASGIGASLTHFEKSCIKTEADVNELKARISAIVKP, from the coding sequence ATGTATGAGGAAGGCGCAGCTCGAATAGAAGCCGGAGAGGCGTTCCTAAATCCAAAAGCCAGGCTCTCTAGGGATATCAGCGTAGCATACCTGCTCGCCAGAGGTTCAGTGGCAAATGCTTTGGACATGACGTCAGCCACTGGAATACGCGGCATAAGGTACGCAAAGGAATGCGGCATAGATGATGTTACAATGCTTGAGATAAACAAGAATGCATTCGATTCAATGGCCAAAAACCTAAGGTCTAATTCCATGGACAATGCGAAAGCTTACAACACAAGCGTGCAGGAATTCTGCAACATGGAGGATTCTCCAAAATTCGATGCCATAGACATAGACCCGTTTGGAAGCCCTGCGCCATACATGTATGACGCCCTAAAGGTTGCACATGATGGAACATCAATCATGGTAACGGCTACAGACACTGCGGTGCTCTGCGGGGCGCAGCCTAATGCATGCAAAAAGATTTACCATTCTGTACCTATGCACAATGAGCTTGGGCACGAGGCAGGCGTACGCATACTTGCATGCTTTATAGCTGATCTTGCTGCGCAATTTAACTTCGGAATAAGCGTTGAGTTCGCCTTTTCTTACCTGCATTACATACGTGTTATAGTAAGGCTTGCGCACGGAAGCAAGCACGCAGTAAAATCAGTGAATTCTTCTGGATTCGCGTACAAGTGCGAGCATTGCGGATGGCTTGGTATGGAAAAAGGCTATTTCACCAGCATCCAATCATGCCCGAACTGCTCTCACGAAATATTGAGGTCGGGGCGGCTTTGGCTTGGAGAAATAAAAAGCGATGCTGTAGCGAAAAAGATTGGAGGCAGAATGACAAAGATGCTTAAGGGCCGCGATTCAGAATCGAAGTTTGTCGAAACCGTAATTCATGAAGGCAATACGCCGTTTTATTACAGCATTCCGAAACTGACTAAATTAATGCACATCAGGGCAGTAAGCCCATTTGACGTCGTGAAATCCCTGCAGGCTTCAGGCATCGGAGCTTCTCTCACGCATTTTGAAAAGAGCTGTATAAAGACTGAGGCAGATGTAAACGAGCTGAAGGCTAGGATTTCTGCCATCGTTAAGCCATAG
- a CDS encoding thiolase family protein: MEDAYIIDAVRSPVGKFLGSFSKLTAPKLASQVVEGLIAKTGLKKDDVEEIICGNVLSAGVGQNPAKQVIMFSEMPKSIPTLNVNMVCASGLRAISLAAQAVKLGDYGVVLAGGMESMSSAPHLLRDVREFKKFGDVSLSEFYKYASKSGQQDQKLIDEMIFDGLWDCYSDMHMGAIAESIGKKYGIGREEQDTLAYESHKKAAQATDSGAFKDEIIQIKAENGYVKTDEGIRRDTSMEKLSSLKPAFRQDGTVTAGNASQLSDGAAFALIMSGSKAKALGVEPIAKIESYSEGGIDPQWYGLSPVETMKSALKKANLKLGQMDLIEINEAFAVQVLGVVRELGIEKQKLNVNGGAIALGHPIGASGARIAATLAHAMKNRKAEYGIASLCHGGGGSASMVLSRVD; this comes from the coding sequence ATGGAGGATGCATACATAATAGATGCGGTTCGAAGCCCAGTCGGTAAGTTTTTGGGCTCATTTTCAAAGCTTACTGCTCCAAAGCTTGCAAGCCAGGTAGTTGAAGGGCTTATCGCCAAAACCGGACTCAAAAAAGATGATGTGGAGGAAATAATATGCGGCAACGTGCTTTCTGCAGGCGTGGGCCAGAACCCTGCAAAGCAGGTGATCATGTTTTCGGAAATGCCAAAGAGCATACCAACGCTTAACGTGAATATGGTTTGTGCCTCTGGGCTTAGAGCCATATCGCTTGCAGCCCAGGCAGTAAAGCTCGGGGATTACGGCGTTGTGCTTGCAGGCGGGATGGAAAGCATGAGCAGCGCACCGCACCTATTGCGTGACGTTCGCGAATTCAAAAAATTCGGAGATGTAAGCCTCTCGGAGTTCTACAAATATGCGTCTAAATCTGGCCAGCAGGATCAAAAGCTTATCGATGAAATGATATTTGACGGCCTGTGGGATTGCTATTCAGACATGCACATGGGTGCCATAGCAGAGAGCATTGGTAAGAAATACGGAATAGGCAGGGAGGAGCAGGATACGCTCGCATATGAAAGCCACAAGAAAGCTGCGCAAGCGACAGATTCAGGGGCTTTCAAGGACGAAATTATACAGATAAAGGCAGAAAATGGCTATGTAAAAACTGACGAAGGCATACGGCGCGATACAAGCATGGAAAAGCTTTCGTCGCTCAAGCCAGCGTTTAGGCAAGACGGCACGGTGACCGCAGGAAATGCATCGCAGCTCAGCGATGGCGCTGCATTTGCATTGATAATGTCTGGCTCGAAGGCAAAGGCCCTTGGGGTCGAGCCCATAGCAAAGATAGAATCATATTCCGAAGGGGGAATAGACCCGCAATGGTATGGGCTTTCTCCTGTTGAAACAATGAAAAGCGCTCTAAAGAAGGCAAACCTAAAGCTGGGCCAGATGGACCTCATAGAAATAAACGAGGCTTTTGCTGTGCAGGTTCTTGGAGTCGTAAGGGAACTAGGCATAGAAAAGCAGAAGCTCAACGTCAATGGCGGGGCAATAGCGCTTGGGCATCCTATTGGCGCGTCAGGCGCCAGAATAGCAGCAACGCTTGCACACGCAATGAAAAACAGGAAGGCAGAGTATGGCATTGCGTCATTATGCCATGGAGGCGGCGGCTCAGCCTCGATGGTGCTCAGCAGGGTAGATTGA
- a CDS encoding CBS domain-containing protein encodes MAMKSTMHVSDAMSYSAITGSKNDKVSDLAQIMRDKKIGAVVIVNEDDVPIGMVTEGDMVRKIVAEHRDPRNTTAADIMTTPVITITEDISLDAAARLMASNRIKKLCIVDLNGKLNGILTEGDIVKHAVGLIGIFEQ; translated from the coding sequence ATGGCGATGAAGAGCACGATGCATGTATCAGACGCAATGAGCTACTCTGCAATAACAGGCAGCAAGAATGATAAGGTATCTGATTTGGCCCAGATCATGCGTGATAAGAAAATAGGTGCTGTAGTTATAGTCAACGAAGATGATGTACCGATAGGCATGGTTACAGAAGGCGATATGGTACGGAAGATTGTCGCTGAGCATAGGGATCCTAGAAATACTACTGCAGCTGACATAATGACAACGCCGGTCATAACAATAACAGAAGACATAAGCTTAGATGCTGCCGCAAGGTTAATGGCTTCGAACCGCATAAAGAAGCTCTGCATTGTTGATTTGAACGGCAAGCTAAACGGGATACTTACAGAAGGAGACATAGTAAAGCATGCAGTAGGGCTCATAGGGATTTTTGAGCAGTAG
- a CDS encoding AAA family ATPase produces MSDPQAESKHEPDPAAKEHWRQGNSLFESSKFDEAIVEFSEAIKIDPEYADAYFNRALTERITRNFDAAKDDLKKVMELQPSSPDAPLLFGDIEETNNDLLDARYWYEKSLSISPDYSEAKNRLEHLDSLMHMDVGEGQQMQAMKQVQKDEQAEGNTELIEEGQIKHVAFYKSKITFKDVIGSEKIKNYLHDNVVLAVQKPDLFKKYGKELGVGLLLYGPPGTGKTYMVNAIAGEAGANVIIAQINQIVDMYTGNTEKNLHAIFEQARHALPCIIFFDELDALGVKRGGDGASGGGESSAMRLAVNQFLVEMNGVQEKPDGLFVIGATNQPWDIDPALKRSGRFGDSLYVPPPTYKERRALFELYTKNKPRGHLSYGRLARATAGYSPADIKRICDKAAMLPLLHEYKYSKERKLTMRDLLAVLKDKDYSGSSLDEWYSMVKKDVISKTETQIVDGKKQEIVKEGKLDAQEKVLYKSMVKDIKKNTSPSRIRLKRFMRSWALHFF; encoded by the coding sequence ATGAGCGACCCACAGGCTGAAAGCAAACACGAGCCGGACCCAGCAGCAAAGGAGCACTGGAGGCAAGGCAATTCACTTTTTGAATCCAGCAAGTTTGACGAAGCGATAGTAGAATTTTCCGAGGCAATAAAGATAGACCCAGAGTATGCAGATGCGTACTTTAACAGGGCGCTTACTGAGCGCATAACCAGGAATTTTGACGCTGCAAAAGATGACCTAAAAAAGGTTATGGAGCTCCAGCCTTCCAGCCCTGATGCTCCGCTGCTTTTTGGCGACATAGAGGAAACTAACAACGATCTTCTCGATGCCAGGTATTGGTATGAAAAATCGCTTTCAATAAGCCCGGATTATTCAGAGGCAAAAAACAGGCTTGAGCACTTGGATTCGCTTATGCATATGGATGTCGGCGAAGGACAGCAGATGCAGGCAATGAAACAGGTGCAAAAGGATGAACAGGCTGAAGGCAACACTGAATTGATAGAAGAGGGCCAGATAAAGCACGTTGCATTCTATAAATCAAAGATAACGTTTAAGGATGTAATAGGATCCGAAAAGATAAAGAATTACCTGCATGACAATGTCGTCTTGGCCGTGCAGAAACCAGATCTGTTCAAAAAGTATGGAAAGGAACTTGGTGTAGGATTGCTTTTGTACGGCCCTCCAGGAACCGGAAAGACTTATATGGTCAATGCGATAGCAGGCGAAGCCGGGGCGAACGTCATAATAGCACAGATAAACCAGATAGTCGACATGTACACCGGCAACACGGAAAAGAACCTACATGCTATATTCGAGCAGGCAAGGCATGCGCTGCCATGCATAATCTTCTTTGACGAACTTGACGCTTTGGGCGTTAAGAGGGGAGGGGATGGTGCCAGCGGCGGCGGTGAGAGCTCTGCAATGAGGCTGGCCGTAAACCAATTCCTAGTAGAAATGAACGGCGTGCAGGAAAAGCCTGACGGTCTATTTGTAATCGGTGCGACAAACCAGCCATGGGACATAGACCCGGCGCTGAAGAGGAGCGGCAGGTTTGGCGACAGCCTTTATGTACCTCCGCCGACATACAAGGAGAGGAGGGCATTGTTTGAGCTTTATACGAAGAACAAGCCCAGGGGGCACCTGAGCTATGGGAGGCTTGCAAGAGCCACTGCGGGATACAGCCCTGCTGACATAAAAAGGATATGCGACAAGGCAGCAATGCTGCCACTTCTGCACGAATACAAATATAGCAAGGAAAGAAAACTCACCATGAGGGACTTGCTTGCCGTACTGAAAGACAAGGATTACAGCGGCAGCTCCCTGGATGAATGGTATTCGATGGTCAAGAAGGACGTAATAAGCAAGACGGAAACACAGATAGTTGATGGCAAAAAGCAGGAGATTGTTAAGGAGGGCAAGCTGGACGCTCAGGAAAAAGTGCTTTACAAATCCATGGTAAAGGACATAAAGAAGAATACAAGCCCTTCAAGGATAAGGCTTAAGAGATTCATGCGCTCGTGGGCATTGCACTTTTTCTGA
- a CDS encoding peptidase C39 family protein, whose amino-acid sequence MAKTKSTKKSKIYEIPNYAQSEEFTSSAACAIMVLKYINKNYKPKKEEEFNIWHEAVNGSVWHGSKYGLAYALAKRGAKLHIISSNQKDEGYERKLAVYEGINLDALRASYNEIKEKTKKLNIKEVHGIVTTNTIKNTINSGNIPILLVNAKAINPYLEQSPHWVVVKGYDEDSFYINDPYSDSTIAIEPYALKDAIGYDNEYHMLVVKARK is encoded by the coding sequence ATGGCAAAAACAAAATCAACCAAGAAAAGTAAAATTTATGAGATACCGAATTACGCTCAGTCAGAAGAATTTACAAGTTCTGCGGCATGTGCCATAATGGTGCTGAAATACATAAACAAGAATTATAAGCCGAAGAAGGAGGAAGAATTCAACATCTGGCACGAAGCGGTAAACGGCAGCGTATGGCACGGATCTAAATACGGGCTGGCATACGCACTGGCTAAGCGCGGCGCTAAGCTACATATAATAAGCAGCAACCAGAAGGACGAGGGGTACGAAAGAAAGCTTGCGGTGTATGAGGGGATAAACCTTGATGCGCTCAGGGCTTCGTACAATGAGATCAAGGAGAAAACGAAAAAGCTCAACATAAAAGAAGTGCACGGTATAGTAACTACAAACACTATAAAAAACACGATAAACAGCGGCAACATACCAATACTGCTTGTAAATGCAAAGGCGATCAATCCTTATCTGGAACAGTCTCCGCATTGGGTAGTCGTAAAAGGCTATGACGAGGATTCGTTTTATATAAACGATCCGTATTCCGACAGCACAATAGCAATAGAGCCCTATGCATTAAAGGATGCAATAGGATACGACAACGAATACCACATGCTAGTGGTGAAGGCTAGAAAATAA
- the cca gene encoding CCA tRNA nucleotidyltransferase — translation MALANDVRLKKLFKQILKDIKPTQKEISDVSEYSNELMARLKEVAPKDVEIILAGSLARGTQVRGKSDIDIFLLFPRNLEERKMEAKAISLAKRIVRNEFGEYYEINYAEHPYLKLINKRRSLNADIVPAFKINDADEMATSVDRTQLHNVFVLKNLDAKQKDDVRIIKYLLQRHNIYGAESSRHAFSGYLCELLVCYYGSAENVLKAFSEAKIPIYINLYKKDADASAAAEASRHFNAPLIVIDPTDKNRNVAASVSIESLSRLMLISRNLLANPAKKEFYGPMYSDEDPVKSIEEFRRAKGASIQAMCFKLPKISEDTLWPQLEKLRGRIVRELEQSGFGIALSFSRIEYGKGVIVFLPAYDRLNTIKRIGPDVTIIGAAEKFARAHGSALSVSVEGSRLIAIDKPANADVLGALQGIILDKKFKFTPDIKKSAVKIANNELSEDYALIVYHGLVEKLGI, via the coding sequence ATGGCCCTGGCAAACGATGTTAGGTTAAAAAAACTTTTCAAACAGATACTGAAGGACATAAAGCCCACTCAGAAAGAAATAAGCGACGTAAGCGAGTATTCAAACGAATTGATGGCAAGGCTAAAGGAGGTAGCGCCCAAAGACGTTGAGATAATACTTGCAGGTTCTCTTGCGCGTGGCACACAGGTACGCGGCAAGTCAGACATAGACATATTTCTGCTTTTCCCAAGAAATCTAGAAGAGCGTAAGATGGAGGCCAAAGCAATCAGCCTGGCAAAAAGGATAGTGCGCAATGAGTTTGGAGAATACTACGAAATAAACTATGCAGAGCACCCGTATCTAAAGCTCATAAACAAACGCAGATCCTTAAATGCAGACATAGTGCCTGCGTTTAAAATAAATGATGCTGATGAAATGGCAACCTCGGTAGACCGCACCCAATTGCATAATGTGTTTGTATTAAAGAATCTTGACGCTAAGCAAAAAGATGATGTAAGGATAATAAAATACCTGCTGCAGCGCCACAACATATATGGCGCGGAATCGAGCAGGCATGCATTTTCCGGCTATCTATGCGAATTGCTTGTATGCTATTACGGGTCTGCAGAGAATGTGCTGAAGGCGTTTTCCGAAGCCAAGATTCCAATATACATAAATCTATACAAAAAAGATGCAGATGCCAGCGCAGCAGCCGAAGCATCACGCCATTTTAACGCGCCTTTGATAGTTATAGACCCTACGGACAAGAACAGGAATGTAGCAGCCAGCGTTTCTATAGAATCATTGTCCAGGCTCATGCTGATATCCAGGAATCTGCTTGCAAATCCTGCAAAAAAGGAGTTCTATGGTCCGATGTATTCGGATGAAGACCCTGTCAAAAGCATAGAGGAATTCAGGCGTGCCAAAGGCGCTTCAATCCAGGCAATGTGCTTCAAGCTTCCAAAAATATCAGAGGATACGTTATGGCCGCAGCTTGAAAAGTTGCGGGGCAGAATTGTAAGGGAGCTCGAGCAGTCGGGCTTTGGCATAGCGCTGTCGTTTTCTAGGATTGAATACGGCAAAGGCGTCATTGTATTCTTACCTGCATATGACAGGTTGAACACGATTAAGAGGATTGGCCCGGACGTTACAATAATTGGCGCAGCTGAAAAATTTGCCAGGGCGCATGGCTCTGCGCTCAGCGTATCCGTAGAGGGCAGCAGGCTCATAGCAATAGATAAGCCTGCAAATGCAGATGTACTTGGAGCATTGCAAGGCATAATACTGGACAAAAAGTTCAAATTTACTCCAGACATCAAGAAAAGCGCTGTCAAGATAGCAAATAACGAATTAAGCGAAGACTATGCGCTAATCGTTTATCACGGGCTTGTGGAGAAGCTTGGCATTTAA
- a CDS encoding DnaJ domain-containing protein — MLDIGNLFKRRIHKQHLGKRIGDEIEAKAAKAESLISSVQEEIDKIYGHERIDKNLQDAFKVLDIKQTNDIKAVRNAYIKQAKIWHPDISKHKNSQETMKAINEAYYRILASHGKLGLRNEPMPIADIERRLIIRYSAAKEHDYAYFLNALNNAVTRNDVLGLIGVLADWEGRLERARAEMLKSLKAKKVKLLLYRRWFERMQNESMAKSELKSIDACVAGIDDVFKSVDTAFRDVASIIGPAERRQIDKLYSSLS, encoded by the coding sequence TTGCTTGACATTGGAAATTTATTCAAACGCAGAATCCATAAGCAGCATTTGGGAAAGAGAATTGGCGACGAAATAGAGGCAAAGGCAGCCAAGGCGGAAAGCTTAATATCAAGCGTTCAAGAGGAAATTGATAAAATTTATGGCCACGAACGCATTGACAAAAACTTGCAAGACGCTTTTAAAGTGCTTGACATAAAGCAAACAAACGACATTAAGGCAGTGAGGAACGCATACATAAAGCAAGCAAAAATATGGCATCCCGATATATCCAAGCACAAAAATTCCCAAGAAACAATGAAGGCCATTAATGAAGCTTATTATAGGATATTGGCATCGCACGGAAAACTTGGACTGCGAAATGAGCCTATGCCTATCGCAGATATTGAACGAAGGCTCATAATCAGATATTCTGCTGCAAAGGAACACGACTATGCCTATTTTTTAAACGCCTTGAATAATGCAGTAACAAGGAATGATGTGCTCGGCCTTATAGGCGTCCTTGCAGATTGGGAGGGCAGGCTTGAAAGAGCACGCGCTGAAATGCTTAAAAGCCTAAAAGCTAAAAAGGTAAAACTGCTTTTGTATAGGAGATGGTTCGAACGCATGCAAAACGAAAGCATGGCAAAGAGCGAACTAAAAAGCATAGATGCATGTGTTGCAGGCATTGACGATGTATTTAAATCGGTTGACACTGCATTCAGAGATGTTGCAAGTATAATAGGCCCTGCAGAACGCAGGCAGATTGATAAACTTTATAGCTCATTGTCATAG
- a CDS encoding AAA family ATPase, whose protein sequence is MQGKSKRIFAITGTPGAGKSHFARMLSAALSRNMISNVVIELNDIVIKAHAYYREDENGSKVVNSNKLSAALRAELRKTPELNVIIVGHLVPELKLKPAICFVIRVPLKRLARRLEARAYGLAKIRENIISEAMDYCGSAMRGNAKEIYEIETGIEKREAINYLVSKLLGGKATPAPKKSKKDHFTELKSIISGGNRYKL, encoded by the coding sequence ATGCAGGGAAAAAGCAAGCGCATATTTGCAATAACTGGAACGCCAGGCGCTGGGAAAAGCCATTTCGCAAGAATGCTGTCAGCCGCTTTGTCGCGCAATATGATAAGCAATGTAGTTATAGAGCTAAACGACATTGTTATTAAAGCACACGCTTATTATCGCGAAGATGAAAATGGATCAAAGGTGGTAAATAGCAATAAGCTTAGCGCAGCGTTGAGGGCCGAATTGCGCAAAACACCAGAGCTTAATGTAATAATTGTTGGCCATCTTGTCCCGGAATTGAAATTGAAGCCCGCAATATGCTTTGTAATACGCGTGCCGCTTAAAAGGCTTGCACGCAGATTGGAAGCGCGGGCCTATGGCTTAGCAAAAATACGCGAGAACATAATTTCAGAGGCGATGGATTACTGCGGGTCTGCAATGCGCGGAAATGCCAAAGAGATATATGAGATAGAAACAGGAATTGAGAAGAGGGAAGCAATAAATTACTTGGTAAGCAAATTGCTTGGAGGCAAGGCAACCCCTGCGCCAAAAAAGTCTAAAAAGGATCATTTTACGGAATTGAAATCGATCATCTCAGGTGGTAATCGCTATAAGCTTTAA
- a CDS encoding DUF357 domain-containing protein, producing the protein METEDASARIKKDIMAFEESIKIAEQFSQDLRIKEIVELSKMYAADSKHYLDKGDLLTSFSCISYAHGLLDAAMSFVGASKYV; encoded by the coding sequence ATGGAAACAGAAGACGCGTCGGCGCGGATAAAAAAAGACATCATGGCATTTGAAGAAAGCATAAAAATCGCTGAGCAATTTTCGCAGGATTTGCGTATCAAAGAGATAGTGGAGCTGTCAAAAATGTATGCTGCAGACTCGAAGCACTACCTGGACAAAGGTGACCTGCTTACGTCATTTTCATGCATTTCATATGCACATGGATTACTGGATGCGGCCATGTCCTTCGTAGGTGCGAGCAAATATGTATGA
- a CDS encoding ribonuclease HI family protein: MNAEPMDHDIVIYTDGAARGNPGISASGFIVTSGEGKVLAKRSFYNGIKTNNYAEYTAVIKALEWCRNHIPQHEDKRIMLVSDSELVIRQLNGEYKIKSEEMRMLNKTVAALRRHFAKVDFVNRRRSDKGISSVDRALNALLDNVETKKEL, translated from the coding sequence ATGAACGCTGAGCCGATGGACCATGATATTGTCATATACACTGATGGTGCAGCAAGGGGCAATCCTGGAATAAGCGCATCCGGGTTTATTGTTACAAGCGGCGAAGGCAAAGTGCTTGCAAAAAGAAGTTTTTATAACGGCATTAAAACAAACAATTATGCTGAATACACAGCAGTCATAAAGGCATTGGAATGGTGCAGGAACCATATACCGCAGCATGAGGATAAGAGAATAATGCTTGTTTCGGACAGCGAGCTTGTGATAAGGCAGCTAAATGGCGAATATAAGATAAAGTCTGAGGAGATGCGCATGCTCAACAAGACAGTGGCAGCATTGAGAAGGCACTTTGCAAAAGTGGACTTCGTGAACAGGCGCAGGAGCGATAAGGGAATAAGCAGCGTGGACAGGGCGCTCAATGCCCTCCTGGACAATGTAGAGACTAAAAAAGAATTATAA